One region of Faecalibacter bovis genomic DNA includes:
- the folK gene encoding 2-amino-4-hydroxy-6-hydroxymethyldihydropteridine diphosphokinase: MSNNIVILLLGTNLGDKNNNLEIAKSLINKEVGEIIKVSNILENEAVGFTSNNTFLNQKVEVITSLSPIKVLDTVKNIENLMGRIYTQPMEGEKYVDRLIDVDILRYNNMLFISDRLNIPHHQNFTRGFVKELIFI; encoded by the coding sequence ATGTCGAATAATATAGTCATTTTGTTACTGGGAACAAATCTTGGAGACAAAAATAATAATTTAGAAATAGCAAAAAGCTTGATAAATAAAGAAGTTGGTGAAATTATAAAAGTTTCAAATATTTTAGAAAATGAAGCAGTAGGTTTCACAAGTAACAATACGTTCTTAAATCAGAAAGTAGAAGTCATCACATCTTTATCGCCAATAAAAGTATTAGATACTGTAAAAAATATCGAAAATTTAATGGGCAGAATCTATACACAACCAATGGAAGGAGAAAAATATGTTGATCGTTTAATAGATGTTGATATTTTGCGCTATAACAATATGTTGTTTATTTCTGACAGGTTAAATATCCCTCATCATCAGAACTTTACAAGAGGATTTGTAAAAGAATTAATCTTTATTTAA